Below is a window of Chionomys nivalis chromosome 19, mChiNiv1.1, whole genome shotgun sequence DNA.
GTGGGATGTGTTAGTGCCTGTCACTACCTTGGGGGTTGTTGTGTGGGCGTGAGATAaccttcctctgctctgagagtttttgcttgcttgtgtgtAGAGTCTAAGGATGGAAAGCCCTGAGTTGAAGTCTGggtttgtactgagaaattcaTCTGTTATATTCACTGGGAGCTGATGAAGGCAGGGGAGGGCTAAGGTGGCTCCAGAGTGTTGGAAAAGAAAGCCGAGGAGGATTTCCTTGCAGTAAGAGATGGATAAACTACAGAGGCCTccatttctcccctctccctcattTCCAGGACCAGGTCTGAGATTTACATGATTCATCCAGAAAGGAAGGGTGGGTGGAGATAGAGTCTCCTGGggtcgggggtgggggagggagaggacagcAGGAttcctgggcagtggtgatggttCAGGAAGAGGCAAAGCCTTCCCTTTCTGATGCTAAGGTTGCTAGCCAGGGATGGGGTATCTTCCGGAATGTCAGAGTTGCCCTGGAGCCTGGAAAGGAGAGACTGGTGCTGGCTGAATCACCCCTTCCTTGCTTGTCTGCAGTGGGACCTGGTGTGCGAGCGGAGAGGGCTAAACAAGATTACATCCACCTGCTTCTTTGTCGGAGTGCTGCTGGGGGCTGTGGTGTACGGATACTTGTCTGACAGGTTAGACAGGCACAAGATAAATAAGGGAAGAGGCTGAGGGGCTCCCTCCCAATGGTATCTGACCTTGCACGGCCCTTTGCAGGTTTGGCAGGCGCCAGCTTTTGCTGGTGGCTTATGTGAGCTCCCTGGTGCTGGGCCTGGCATCTGCCGCCTCAGTCAACTACATCATGTTTGTCATCACCCGAACCCTCACTGGCTCAGCCCTGGCTGGTTTCACCATCATTGTGTTGCCACTGGGTGAGGGAGATAAACATGGGCAAGGCTTGCAGGGCCGGTGGGAGGCTGATAGAATTAGATGGGCCCATCTGGCCCTTGCTAACTGTCTTCCTGTCTCCGATGGCTCCATGGCTCCGGGTCTAGAGCTGGAATGGCTGGATGTGGAACACCGCACTGTGGCTGGTGTCATCAGTACCATCTTCTGGACAGGAGGAGTGCTGCTGCTAGCATTGGTTGGGTACCTGATACGGAGCTGGCGGTGGCTTCTGCTAGCTGCCACCCTGCCATGCGTCCCAGGCGTCATCAGCATCTGGTGAGAGCTGCAAGCAGCTGGGAGTGACAGATACATACAACCAAGACAAAATTAACTAGACTAAGGTTCTAAaacaggctgaggagatggcttaccTGGTAACAGCACACactggaggacccaagttcaattcccaggacatACATCAGGCAGCATGCAAGCCCAGCTCTAGGGGATcaaacacctctggcctctgtgtacatatgtgcacacatacaaatgtgtacacatgcatataccacacacatacacacacacaaagaaactaaGAGATGCAGAAACAGAGTCAGGGACCAAGAGACAAAACAATATCAAGAGAAGccagaaaaacagaaatcaatagaAAGAAGATGGCCCAAGACACAGACATGGTGAGACAGAGACTGAGCCAGAGAGAGGCACTGACAACAGACCGGAAATGAAAGGCGAATGCCAAGGGTCCGATGAAGACGCACAGGCACAGGTAGTAAGAAACAGACAGGAAAGACAGTGGTCAGAGTCAGACACTGCCAAGTGGAGGCTGGGGTTTGCCTTCAAGGGATAAGGATGGGACGCGGCCTGCATGGTGGTGGAAATTAAGGCAGGAGAATGGAGGGCCTGGCAAGGTGGGTGCTTTATTGCCTCCTAATGGGGAACTGTGTATCAATATGTTTCTCCAGCCCTCATCCTGCATCTTCCTGCCAGAAGTGTTGGCTGTGTTGGGGGCTAAGGTTTTGAGGGTAAGATAAATTCAGTTGAGTAAGCAAAGGACACCTTGGAAGACTGGGGAGTGGGTTCTAGGTCTGAATAACGAATCAGGGAAGAGgtggctttgtttttcaagaccagggtttctctgtgttgccctgactgtcttgcaactcactttgtagaccaggctagcctcaaactcgtagatccgcctgcctctgcctctgagtggtgggattaaaagcatgtgccaccatcacccggccgcAAGGTGGCTTTTAAATTGGGCCCAAACAGGAGTTCATGGGACTGAACAGTAGGAGACCAGGGGTGGGGATTGGGGGTGGCCATGTCTTTTCAGGCAGAAGGGGCTGCATGAGTGAGAACCTGGAGTCTATAGTCTGGAagttcaggaggtagaggtggctTGCAAGGCTGGTTTCTGGCTGAAGGGTTCTCTGGCTTCTCCCCTAGGTGGGTACCTGAGTCTGCACGATGGCTTCTAACCCAGGGCCGTGTGGAGGAGGCCCGGACATACTTGTTCCGCTGTGCCAAGCTCAATGGGCAGCCTGTGAGCGAGGACAGCCTGAGCCAGGAGGTAAGGGTGACAATGGATATGAGAGAGTGCCCAGGGGTGGGTGTCTAAGTGCCCCTTTTCCTGGGCCCACCATATATGACCAGAAAAGCCTTTGTCTTCCAGTGGAGAGCACATAGCTTCAGAGTAGCCTGCCTGGCTCTGGTGGGCCATCTCCTTTACTCCAGGTCCTCCACGTGTACTCCCCATCCCCAGTACTGCTGgggagagagatgcagagagcaCACAGGCTTCTGAGACAAGCTCTGTTGGCACAGCCTTGCTCCCTCCCTCACCAGGTCCTGAACAAAGTGGTCACTGTGGAACGGGTGCTGCGAAGACCCTCATACCTAGACCTGTTCCGAACCCCGCAGCTCCTACGCATCTCACTGTGCTGCATGATGGTGTGGTAAGAGGGGCTGAGCTGGGGCTGGGTGTgataaaggggaggggagggcagggaggggacTCTGATGGAGGCAGGTCCAGTGGAGCAGGcagctctgtgactgtgtgtgaccATTCTGATCCTTGACATCTATTTTTGTGACATGAACGGTTGCTGTCGGTTCCTGTGTCACAGGGTTGCTACTAAGATTGGAGTAAAGGCATTTTGGCCACTGGTAACCTACTTGGGGATTATGGGTGACTGGGAGTGAAGGGGACCTCTAGGCTGCCaagaggaggaggggcagggcagGAAAGGGCTCTGGAGGAGCTTTGTGATTCTGTTCAGGTTTGGAGTGAACTTTGCCTACTATGGCTTGATTCTGGATGTGTCCGAGCTGGGGCTGAATGTGTACCAGACGCAGCTGCTGTTGGGGGCTATGGAACTGCCCTCCAAAACCATGGTCTACTTCCTCGTGCGTCATGTGGGACGCCGGCTCACAGAGGCTGGAACACTGCTGGGTGCCACTCTGACCTTCGGCATCAGCATGCTGGTGTCCCCAGGTGAGCTGAGGTCTTGAGGCCTGGCAGTTTGGCTCTGCTCTGTGCAGACAGTCTGACTTGCACCCAGGGAGTTCCTAGAATCATTAGATCTAGGAGCTAATGATTAGTTCCTTAGAATCACTGCGAGAATCCCTTTCCCTCCAGGGACCAAGTACTGGGTCACAGCTCTGCTGTTGTTGGGAAAAGGGCTTTCTGAAGCTGCCTTCACTACAGCCTACCTGTTCACATCTGAGTTGTACCCTACTGTGCTCAGGTGAGTGTCTTGGCCTTAACAAAGTCATCTGCAGTCACACCGCTCTATCCGTTCTTTGCTCCAGTCAGCTACATGGTGGTTGTTTGCCCGAGTCTTGGAGAGCACAGAAATTTTATCTTTTGTACTGTGTAACCTTGGGCCACATTAACTTTATGGGGCTCCTTTGAAGAAAACAGTTCCAAAAATACCCATCCTACCCATGGTGTTGCAGAGCCCTTGGGGATGGTTTCTGGGTACAAGGCAGGAGCTTCCCCTCGGTGTAAGCTACAGATCTCCCTTCCACACTACCGGCTTATAGCTTCTCGTAGCGGTCCCTGAGCAGCACTGTCAGAACGGGGGTTCCATCCTCTGGTGGGTACTGGGTAGGGAGTGAGAAGCCAGTATCAGGGGCTGCCAGCCCAGGAGGGGAGCCTTGTGATGCATGTCCCCCTCATCCTCTcttggacagacagacaggattgGGACTCACTGCACTCATGGGCCGGCTAGGGGCCTCTTTAGCCCCACTGGCGGCCTTGCTGGATGGAGTATGGCTGATGCTGCCCAAACTTGCTTATGGGGGAATTGCCCTGCTGGCTGCCTGCACTGCACTCCTGTTGCCTGAGAC
It encodes the following:
- the Slc22a7 gene encoding solute carrier family 22 member 7 isoform X2, producing the protein MGFEELLDKVGGFGPFQLRNLVLMALPRVLLPMHFLLPVFMAAVPVHHCALPGAPANLTHQDLWLEAHLPRETDGSFSSCLRFAHPKALPNTTLATEAHSSGEPEGEPTTVPCSQGWEYDRSEFSSTIATEWDLVCERRGLNKITSTCFFVGVLLGAVVYGYLSDRFGRRQLLLVAYVSSLVLGLASAASVNYIMFVITRTLTGSALAGFTIIVLPLELEWLDVEHRTVAGVISTIFWTGGVLLLALVGYLIRSWRWLLLAATLPCVPGVISIWWVPESARWLLTQGRVEEARTYLFRCAKLNGQPVSEDSLSQEVLNKVVTVERVLRRPSYLDLFRTPQLLRISLCCMMVWFGVNFAYYGLILDVSELGLNVYQTQLLLGAMELPSKTMVYFLVRHVGRRLTEAGTLLGATLTFGISMLVSPGTKYWVTALLLLGKGLSEAAFTTAYLFTSELYPTVLRQTGLGLTALMGRLGASLAPLAALLDGVWLMLPKLAYGGIALLAACTALLLPETKVAQLPETIQDVERKRKKICRSGTE
- the Slc22a7 gene encoding solute carrier family 22 member 7 isoform X1; this encodes MGFEELLDKVGGFGPFQLRNLVLMALPRVLLPMHFLLPVFMAAVPVHHCALPGAPANLTHQDLWLEAHLPRETDGSFSSCLRFAHPKALPNTTLATEAHSSGEPEGEPTTVPCSQGWEYDRSEFSSTIATEWDLVCERRGLNKITSTCFFVGVLLGAVVYGYLSDRFGRRQLLLVAYVSSLVLGLASAASVNYIMFVITRTLTGSALAGFTIIVLPLELEWLDVEHRTVAGVISTIFWTGGVLLLALVGYLIRSWRWLLLAATLPCVPGVISIWWVPESARWLLTQGRVEEARTYLFRCAKLNGQPVSEDSLSQEVLNKVVTVERVLRRPSYLDLFRTPQLLRISLCCMMVWFGVNFAYYGLILDVSELGLNVYQTQLLLGAMELPSKTMVYFLVRHVGRRLTEAGTLLGATLTFGISMLVSPGTKYWVTALLLLGKGLSEAAFTTAYLFTSELYPTVLRQTGLGLTALMGRLGASLAPLAALLDGVWLMLPKLAYGGIALLAACTALLLPETKVAQLPETIQDVERKSIQEEDMQVRN